CCAGTAATTCGGCAATCATTAACAAGCGCTCCACCGTTAACGTACTGTTTCCAAGTTCCATTTTACTATAGGCATTCTGGCTTATTGAAAGTTTTGCAGCTATGTAAGCCTGGGAATAATTTTTCTTCTCTCTGATAAATCTGATCGTGTTAACGAGTGACTTAATCTTAGTATGTATCTCTTGCATGAATTTTATTGCACCATGCGGCCCCCCTCGAAGGCGCCGCTATTACAGATTTTCCGCGTACAATTTTAGTGCCGCAGACAATCGCGGCTATGTTTAGTTTGTTATTTAATAAACCATCAACCGTTTTTCACAAAACGGGACATTTATTTCCCATTCCTACTATCAAAAATAATTTGCTCACGCAAAAGAACAAGGCATTCTATACACTAAAGATCCTCGGAAGCTTTTGCTATATGCCGAAAAGATTGCGCGTGAGATCGACAATCTATTGAACAAACCCATTAAATTCAGTCCTTACTGTTCGGAAATAACAATTAAAGGCAAATCCCAACTCGAGTTTTATAGAGTCACGATGAAAAATCAGGGAATTGAAATCCTCCCGCCTGTACTGGAAAGAATCTTCGATAAAGCGCCCGATTTAAAACAAGAAGGGATTGATAGTGAAAAATTTTATGTGCTGGGTTTATATAGAGAACTTGGGCAGAAAGTAATCCACTAAACGGAGCATTATTTACTATCACTCTATTTTATAAGTAAACCTAAACAGGACTTTGAAAAAAATATCAGAAGCCGAATTTACTTTCATCGCGTGCAGCATAGTTCTTAATTTCGATGGCATCCGTAGCATTCATCCTCAGGTCCAAAAAAGGTACTTATTTTCGTTTTTTAAAAGAAAAGGTGATCCCATGTTTCCAATATTTCTCTAAAGAAGCCATACTGAAAAGATTGATCAAATGTAACAGAATTTTGAACTTGAAATTATTCATATCCTTTCTTTATTTTGAGATTCTTACGTGGAATTAAACGAAAAGTTGCAAGAGTCAACGGTTAGATAAATTGCATGTTTGCTATAAGTTGTTGTGGGCGTCTAAGTGACCTTAAAATAGCGAAGAATCGTTGTAATTAGACATTCATCAGGAAAATACCTGGCGAGAAACGCAGTTTTACTTATAACGTTATGCCTAATGCCTGGAGAATTCGCTGATATTGACCACCTGATTTCGGAGGAAACTGACCACCGATTCCGCGGGAAAGTGACCACCTGATTCCGCGGGAAAGTGACCACCCCGAACGAGCCACTTATGCTGTAGAAGCAGGCCTATTTTTGAGGTTTAACAACTTCACT
The sequence above is a segment of the Mucilaginibacter celer genome. Coding sequences within it:
- a CDS encoding helix-turn-helix domain-containing protein, giving the protein MQEIHTKIKSLVNTIRFIREKKNYSQAYIAAKLSISQNAYSKMELGNSTLTVERLLMIAELLEMTVPELINYPAPTPIARQGKHTP